The nucleotide window CAACTTGGCATGACTCaacattatttatatattatttatgcttttaaatattaaataataatgaaaaaactatttattaaaaaaaaaaaaaaaaaaacctcatacAAGATTTTAAGAAACTCAACTGAGTTTTTGAGTGGAGTATATAGTTTCCGTGTCTTTAAACTATGGTTTGTACCAGTGAGGTCCTTGGTTTGGTGATACAGAGTCAATCTGATAGGCCCCACGGTGGATGGACCACCCCTCAAAAGTTTTCATCTAAGAAAAAATCATTACTCTCAATTGGTGGCCTGGGAGTAGATGGGTTAACAAAGGATAAAACTGACAGACAACATTCAAGTGAAAGAAGGAAAACGACTGGATAGCTATTATCTTCCAGTCAAGGGTGGCAATGGTCCGGGTAGCCTGACCGAGCCAGCTTTGGGCAAGACTTGGACCTACTAGTGGGTTGGGCCTACAGCTCGCATGCATGGTCCGATCAATTTTTGGGTCAGGCTTGGGCTCAAGTAATTTTAACTCGATCCGGCACAGCCTGATCCTATTtacatgtacatgttttatcctaTTTACATGTACATGTTTTATATCATACAAATATGTTATTCTAATCCTCAGGCATTCCTTCTATTTTGAATGTAGACTCTTGGTATCATTCctctaaaatgtttatttctttgtgcatgtgtgacccacttaatcaatggatagattaggaAAATTCAAGTGGAAAATTGATGCTTGATCAATTTTTAGGCTAGGCCAAGTCAGGTTAGTCATGGGCCCAATCAATTTTTGGGCTCGGGCTTGGGCCTACAGTCCTGGGTCCATGACAGGCTTGGGTCGGGCTCAAGCCTTGGGTCTAAGTGTCGGGCCAAGACGGAGCCCGGCCTAACCCCTAGCTCATTGCCACCTGTACTTTGAGTCTGGGAGGTTTTGGTGGCATGGTTTTACTATCACAACTAGTGTTCAGTATTGGTACCAACGGATGTATCGCGCCCTTAGAATACGGAAACATATCAGGTATTGCATGGGAAAGATCGAATATATcgctgtttttgggaaacattgggaagtaGTCGAATTTCAATAAACTTCAAGTGATGTTAAAAAGACCTCGTTACagacttaaaaattaaaaaattacaaaaaataaaaaaaaatctacataATAAGTTTCGTATAGGGTCTTAAACTATATGCTTATTAGAAATTATACAACTATACAAAATCAgttcatatcatttataaatctaaGAAGGTATATATGAGAGGTTATTAAGATCAGCCAACCATCATTAACACATGAATCTTAATGCTAAATAGCCacagatcaacatgaaatttaaaaatatatatattgttatttatttttgaaatattttaactaaaaaatatttttttttcaaaaatttcaagaaCTTCCATCAATCTATAGATCAGCCACCAAATAGTGTAATGTGATTTTTCCACACtctaattgcaagttaaatgggtgaaaaaaaaaaaagaattttctccaattttttccAAATTCGCAAATGGGAGGTTGAAATCCATGATTGAGCATGCAAAATTTTTTCCATCTTTGTTGCAATGATTCAAAGTGATTtacaaccaaaaaaagaaaaaaaaaagattaaaattataataatagtagtagtagtagcAATCGTTTGCAATTCCGAACCCACCCACTCTCCGATATCAATTTCCGCACCCAAATCTCCTTCTCTCCAAACAATCAAAGGGGTTGATTGAAATCAGCTTAAGAATGGATTAAAAGCAAAAACAAAACTTGAGAGAAAATAggctttttcaatttttcaaaaaggGGACTGTGATGTCTTGGAAACAATGATATATATCATATGCATTGTAGATACCAGTAAATTTATAACGGTGTTAAACTGAAAATATTGCAATGTATCGATATTTCTACGATACATTGTGATATTTACCGAAATATTGACCGATATTTGGAAGTCCAGTAACTTCTGGGCTGTTTCGTATCGTTGGCCCTCGATACAAATAGTATCGGCCAATATAACACTAATCACAACAGCGGTTCCAACCATTTCAGTGGTTGGGATCCAATGTATTTCTTTCCACACGTCCTTAAGAGTGAAGGTCATATTATTCATCATTACAATTTCGTCATTCCCAACCATTTCAGTGGTTGGGATCCAATGTACTTCTTTCCACACGTCCTTAAGAGTGAAGGTCATATTATTCATCATTACAATTTCATCATTCCTCTATTGAACCAATTGCAATTTAATTCAATAATGAATTCAAATGCAGACCAAGCTTTCGTAATGAAATATACTCTTTTTTTCATCAAAAAATCTTCCGTATAAAGTACTTTTTGGCTAGATACACTAGTCTATACATTTGACCAGATCTTTAAGGCATGTTTAATTTGTTGTAATGTAAAGGAATTGTAAGGAAATAGGCAGTGATTTCAAATTACTTTACCCATCTCCTTACATTAGCTGCATTTGCCtattaatgatggcatttttacAATGTTTGATTACGTTGAACCGTAATTACATAGAAAAGAGCAATGATTAGAAATTACTCATCTCCTTAATACATCTGCATTTGACCGGCCATTCCCTTGTTTGATTTGGTTGTGGTAAAATTGCAATGATGACATAACTCCTTccaggaaaatcaaacaggcccttggatgatgaacggtatggatcactcTAACATCATGTGGGTGGGCCCAAAACGTGAATGTTGCCCATGTTTCATGGATGGGTATTGTtctccaaaaaaaacaaaaacaaaaacaaaaagaacaaAAGATCACCATAGCCTCAACATTAAGATTAGTTAAGTGGAGGAATTTGTATATTGGTCGGCACATCCTCCAACACCTTGTTCATTCTACTGGGACACATAGTTTggcgatccagactgttgatctaacAGACCTCTCTGTGTATAAACCATGCTCAAAAAATCTATTGGAGTGGAAGATCATGGCTGCCTAATCTTTGACCTTTCTTCCACTGAATGTGGACCGCTTctctattttccttcttttttaactATTCTTTAGTTACTTGAGAAACTACTGCCTAGTGAGCATTAGCAAAGTGTGTATGAAGTTGGGCCCACAGTTCAATAAATcctgaatccatgaggaaaataataataaataaatttaaaaaaacacTCCAAAATGCTGGAATGAAGTTGATGAGATTAAATGAATTGTTCTTCGAAACATACTTAACCTAGTTAGTATAGGCAAAGACTTTCAAGACTTCTAATTCGACCCAAATTAGTAAACACTCTTGAAATAattaaacttactataaatagtaaagacaTTTGAACCTACTCAAAATCATTAACTACTCTTAGCTAACTCAAACAATACCTAGGAGATAATACATGACTCTTAAAGCCttaaaacaaatgaaaaataaaaataaaaaataaaaaataaattaagctGACGGAACATAATAATGTTTGAATTCAGATGGACCTTTGATGCTAAACATctactttttttcaaaaaacccaTCAGAGCTAACTGACTTCATCAGTTGGTGTGTGAGGTAGGGCTCATCCATGACTTTCAAACAAAATTAATAATTTCAATAACCGATCACAAAGTTATAGCCATAGGCCCCTCTGGTTGAGTTTCTTTTAATCTTGACGCTTCATGAAGTCATCCACAGCCCATGCTACATCAGTAGCCCACCTGCTTTGTTGACTAAGCCTTCGCATGCATAGGAAAGAGAAACGGTAGGCAGTCTGACCATTTCTCCCTTATAGCTAAGCCCACCGCTTCTTTTAAAGGCTCTTTGGGGCAAGCGAATTGGTGAAATCCAAGAATTTCAAATCTCTCCTATTTTTGGTTTTTGTTAAGGATTTATCAATTTCACCAATttcttaaatccatggatttagAACATCCAAATCCCCAAAAGAACTAAAGATTTTGCAAATTGACAGAATGAATTAGAATTGTAAGCCCCTCAAAAAAATAACTACTCTCCTGTGTCCTCTGCTGACTAAGCCATTTTTCTCTTATTTCGGGTCACTGCATTCTGCATGTTAATGGGTTTTCCCACATCCTCAGCATGGAGCTCGCACGAAGACTGCTTGTGTGTGTGACTGTCCTGTGTGTTGACCggcaaaggtggaccccactgtgatgtgtatgtcaAATCCACTCTGTACATTAGATGTGTACACATCAAAAGCTCTCATGAGAATGCACTCAATAGTACCTTTTTCATAGGTATATTGTGGTTGCGGGTTCTGGATGACAAGTGTTTGTTAAGTCAAAAATCTTAAAATCTATGGCTGGCTAGACATCATAGGATCATGATGACCTAATGGTCCACATAAACAGTTTATATTTACATAATTCCACGTATGGTATGTGTCCACAGACTTTGAATAAGGACCTCAATTACGAAGAAGTATTAGGCACTCTTCTTCACTTGTATAAACATATAATGGTCTCTACTTTATGGGATTTGGGATTTAAAGAATTCCAGTTCTAAATTATTGCTTGAAGTAAATAAAACATAAAGTAAGAATACATATAATGGTCTCTACTTTATGGGATTTGGGATTTAAAGAATTCCAGTTCTAAATTATTGCTTGAAGTAAATAAAACATAAAGTAAGAATACTACAAATATACAAAGGTATATGAGAAAGAAAATATAACAGCATGGTAAATATAAAAtgatgtaaataataataataatagtttaaAAAATCACTTAAATTAACTGAGGGTGCGAGAATGTAAGTGGGGAAGAAAAAACATTGATACTCTTCTGTAGGAAAAGATGATCGAAGCTCTTAAATTACTAACCCTACCTTGTGAAATCTAGATCGCAAGATATTCGGTCCCATATGGATATGGGAGTTGGGAAAGAGGGCACTAGCACTACATAGAATAAGATAATTGGGCTCTTCAATACAAACCCTACTCATAGAACACACGTCAATAGTTTTTATGAAAAGGCTAAGGATAACTTATATATGGCTAAGGAAAGAATATGAATGAGCTTTATTTTGCATGTGTGAGGTGTGTAAAGAATAGGGGATTGAGGATTTATACATATGAATGTGATAGTGTTTAGGTAACTTGGATAAATTTTATAGGCAAAATACCACATGGATTGCTTTAATTGCCTCTTGCAAGCTCTTGGGACACTAGCATTCTCTAATTAGCTAATATGGGTGGTAAGCTTGATAATTTGGAGggtaatgaaagaaaaaaaaaagtaaaatattttctttttttgattttttttttaataatactaTGAATGATAAGGGTGGGTATGAtaaggaaatttgaaattttcataaaTAATGTAATAATTGAGTGAGTCATCAAAAGTAAAAATCCAACCACTAGTGGTAGATTCACTCAAATCTTGACACCAATTTGATTGGACATTAAATATGAAGATTGCcacaattttccaaaaaaaaaaaaggaatagcaCAATCTTTAGATATGGTTGACTTGTTATTCATCTTGAGGACACTGGGCAACTTTTGGATGAAGACATCCGAATACACAATCATTTTGCTGCTCACTAAAGGAACACATGTTAGCTTCTAGATACAAAAAAAGATGTTAGCGAACTTTGGATTATGACTACCATCAAAATGTCATTCACAACTTATTTtaggatttggatggtttggatgaagagTTGGACACAGCTGAGGGCTTCGTGTTCTTTGAGGATTGTGATCCATTTAATTCTAGTGCAATTGGTCATTCTGCACCTaaggtatgtatgtatgtatgtgtattataGGTCAGACTCTAACATGCAATGGTCCCCTCTATAACTTAGATGACCTTCCAACCATGTGAactcatgcctaaaacatttaaaggcacttaatgaggcccactttaaaATGGTCTGAAATTTCACACAATGGATAGGCCTGATCTCTAAATgacatcttagtgggccctataaatattAAATAAGGTTTTAATGAGGTTTTCTGAGCCACACGATATTTATGAAAGCCCATTACACCCATGCATGTTTCAAAGTGGCACATTTGTGTCTGATCTTATACATACATCAGGAGGGCCCAGCCATGAAAATTCTCTTTATTTTCCAAAcccaataaaaataatttaaaaataataataataataataacaactagATCCGAAATCCCGATGGGTGCCCTAACCCGGGGTCTTGAAGAACGAGATCCGGACCCGACAAGGCCGAACCTAGTTAAAACAAGTAGAGAGAGTTACCATAGGACCCGATTTGAACAAACCTGTCGAGAGCTAAGGTGTCAAAAGTCCTTGTAATTTTGGGCCTTAAGCTGATCTAACCGTCGATCATCGTATATAAGAGTTAGAACTTAGAAGAGGGGTACGAAGtggttggatttttatttttattttttgggcataGAGTAATTGTCCACATTGAAAAAGAATTCCTCAGATTTGATGGATTTAGTCATCTGATTATTGAAAATTCAGGGTTTTAGCTGATCTTCCATGAGGATGTATgcatgaatggtccggatcatgCTCACATCATATCAGCTGGCCCAACCGCAGGCTCTGATGGTCGCATTCCCTTCCATCTGGTAAAAAAACAAGAGGAGTTACCTGATACTTTGTAAACATGTAttcagaaattgcacacgtggcattaTGTgaatcaaattaaaccgtccaaaattTCGAACCCAAAATGAGATTGATTAAATAATccaaagtggaccaccccacattTCGTTTGTATGTCGTTGATAGAGAAATCATATTAGGCTGTTTTTGCACAgtaccacataaatatcatattcACCACAGCAATGTGGAtcactcatcaaatgggccctgcTCCAAATTTCAAGTTTTTTAAGTCGCACAAGCGGGACGTGGTTGCCTACTGACGGACTGCTCTGTGGGCGCCACCatattatgtgttttatctgcaccgtccatctattttgtcagatcattttaggagatgagacCTAAATTGAAaaagatccagatctcaagtggaccacaccataagaaaacagttgtgattgaacgcccactgttaaaaaattcctaagccccacgccgtccatccgtattgaaagctcatatgaagcagatccaaatcccagatggaccatGGAGCACGAAACACTGGTAatttatcattaaaaacctcgtgggccacacaaggtttggatcaagatgatatttgtgtgtgtggtctcttcatctaggtgtttgtgaccttatcaacaggttggatatcaaCTAAACATTTTAGTAGAATCCAtgggatttttaatggtgggaattcaaccacgactgtttcttgtggtgtggtccacctaagattcgagtcagcttcatttttgggatcaataaccctaaaatgatctttcaaaatggttaagACTCCgaggatttaaggcacatacatcactgtaagccccacagtcaggggtcccacccaggggtctcacctaatccgcgccgCACAAGCAGGAGCAAATGCAGCCCACTAACGTTATCATGGGCCCACGGAGAACTGTCAATACTACAGAGTATTATCTCAGATAGTATATAACCTAACCCTTCAATTAGTGGTCAATCATCTCACATTTTAACCAAGTAAAAGGCCAAGATCTCTCAATCTTGGGGACTTCTATAGCATAAGGCACCAGACAATTGGACTCGTTCAAACCAAACTCGACCCAAACCGAGCGGGTGAATCAACCCGAACCAAGTAGACTTGAGTTCGGGTCACCCAGTGACTTGACTCCACCCAAAATCCAACCCAAATACTGACTGGACTCCATCCAGGACCCGACGCGTATATAGTAAAAAACAGCACCTAGATTTGATGTTTCAGTTCTGAGATGCCATGTAGCTGATGGTAGGGCTGCAATTATGGCAGCTGTGATTTCAGCCGCAGTTACCTGCCACACCTTACCCAACTCGGTACCTGTGACCAGGTCGGATTCGGTCAGgggttagtccaggccagaccagaACTGggatcaggtcaggcatgctggactcagtaccaagtcgggtcgagttcaggtcagatCTATTTCGAAACCGGGTTGAGTTGGGTCAGCCCTGACTTGGTGAGGCTTGAcccaatgcccacctctacttttcTGCAGCATGTATGTTATgtacaatgatgcccaccatattaatggtttagattgttgaaccatgggccccactggttcaaactgaaaacccaatAAATATGGTGCGAGCAAGCGGGGTCCATTGTTCAGTGGTCTAGTCAGGGTACTCAGTAAGGATGGATCATGACGCAAACATCCCCGTAAGCTCCTGCAAAATGCCCTTTTCTTCCCCGCTGTTGTATTTAATCATTTCTTATGAAAAACACAAAATGCCCTTTTCTTCCCTACTGTTGTATTTAATCATTTCTTATAAAAAACACATTTCAAGGACCTGTTAtgacttctatatatatatatatatatatatatatatatatatatatatggggaaaaggttccatacggtcgagctcatgggaactccccgtgaggtagagctatgtgggccccaccatgatgtgtgttagtgtttgttgggtcccctttaaattatgggatattccaaaaatcagccatatatggaactccagtgggccataccaccatctaaaatcacgtgaagacatgcctaaaacatataaaagcacttggtggggcccacctgaaacttggATGGTCGGtcacctcatccaagtgggacacacataatggatggggtgaatttgcgaaccacatcatggtgggcccaaaaaatgattatgaatgtttcaatggagggtaacccctctcaacttttgtatgtagtgtggcctacacaagtcaaGGAATGACTTGGTTTTTAAGCCctgggcccactatggaatggtgcatctgactgatggagtagatgttcgacatacatcatggtgggggccacacagctcgacctcatggggagttcccatgagcttgaccgtggtagactgagtgaaagataacctcatttcaacacagaggtcttggcatcgattccccagtgggggtggctaaacagtgaagtgtgggtgtactaacaagctaaccaaaaaaaaaaaaaggacgggcTCCAGTCGAtcaaatctgaacagtccatttgagttttagaagacacttcatgggccaccatgacAAAATATCACACTAACCAAACAATCCAAATCATTCTTAATTTGGcgttattttctatagccatcctttttcaaAACTGTTACTCAGACGTGTAAATGATTTTGACCTTCATATTTAAGACCATTGATAAAATGATGgtaacccttgaaatgtgggtTAGACCTAATGAACAGTATAGATCAATAGATCAGATTGTCCACGTCCCATGCGTCTGGATGCagcttagggcatgtttggattgggGTAAATTGAGAAATATTAAAACTGCCGATAGAATCACGAAGCAGCAGCTTGGACCGTGGACAAGCTTAGAGGGTACTATTTAGTAAAAACAAACATGTGGAAGAAAATATGTTTGAAACAGCTTAAACTACAAAAATTCATTGGTGTCATACATGCAACACCTAGATTCTGATGAGATTATAATTCAATTAGCCTTGTGTAGAGAGTAGAACCGCATTCCTGAAGACGAGACCGTCTATGAAAGTCCATAGCTCTAAAATATGGTATTACCTGTAGAGCTGTTCCTATGCAGTGGTGGCAGATGCAGCTGCAAGGCGCTTCCTGGCCTCTTCAATGATGGAGAGCTTGATACCCTTGCCCTTGGGCAGGGAGACCCACGGCTTTGTCCCCTTGCCGATGGTGAACACGTTCCCTAGGCGGGTTGCAAACTCATGGCCGGTGGCATCCTGAACGTGGATGGTCTCAAAGGTGCCCTTATGCTTCTCCCTGCTCTTGATAACACCGACACGTCCCCTGTTCCTGCCGCCTGTCACCATGACCACATTCCCAACATCAAACTTGATGAAGTCAACGATTTTATAGGTCTCAAGGTCAAGCTTGATGGTGTCGTTGGCCCTGATGAGTGGGTCTGGATAGCGGATAGTCCGCCCATCATAGGTGTTGAGGTAAGGAATGCCCTTCTGTCCAAATTGCACTGACCTGACCTTGCAGAGCTTGAACTGCAGAGAAAACACACAATCATAACAGGCTTATCCATCAGGTTTTCCAATGTACTGCAAGTTAAGACTGATTAATCACTGAATTATcatgaatttcatgatatttttagCAAGTTGATTTCCCAATTTGGGGAATTTGAGAACATGATTCTCAAAAAGTAAATCTAGCAAtgaaatatgtaaatcctgtgcCTTATTCTCTATTTGTTGGTGTATACCCAGATCTACGGCTATGCTTGTTTCAAATTTATCTTTTGCACCATAAATTACACCCTCAGTCAAAGTGCTTCAACGGTTGAGCTGGGATGGTTTGTTGGTTTGTAGAATATGATCTGCCCAACAGTAGCCACCCAAATTGCAGTCttttttcttcatctttctttcttttcttttctttttttttttttcttttttttttgagagagagagagagatccaaattACGGTCATATTTCTTTCACATTAAATGTTGAGCGATCCTTAGCTGTGGATGACTCGATATGAATGCCTATTGaaggaaattacaatttggttatttccgcTTTACTAGACTAATAATTGCAGTTACAattcgatagtgcatccaaatgcacacgTATTTGCAGCAGTGGCACTGCCATAGTCATCCCAAATGCACCCATAATGACTTAAATAGCCATCCACACGTAGCTACTATTAGAGTTAGGTCATTAATAATGATTAAAAAACAGCATCGAAGCCAGCAAACCTTTATCAATACTTTAGAAAGCACTTGAACAGTATCTTCAGCTAATTAATCCAACAGTGTCCCCCGGAGGATTTACTTTTAAAGGAACACAAcagaggatatggtccttgatagagtggaatggcagaacacgattcatgtagctgaccccaatgaGTAGGGATAAGGGTTATATGATTAAGACAATGAAGAACACAACAGCCAATTTGGACAAGAGAATCAAAAGactacaagaaaataaaatagtgATCACATAGAGCTAATGATAGTGTTAGGTCACAACAAACAAATCCATTGAACTCAGCACATCTCCATCATTGATTTCACAAGCACTTAAACAGTACCCTAGTTAATGAAACTCTGTGCCCTGCAGAATTTTAAATTTCTGAAAGAATGAAAC belongs to Magnolia sinica isolate HGM2019 chromosome 8, MsV1, whole genome shotgun sequence and includes:
- the LOC131253133 gene encoding small ribosomal subunit protein eS4z-like is translated as MARGLKKHLKRLNAPKHWMLDKLGGAFAPKPSSGPHKARECLPLILILRNKLKYALTYREVISILMQRHVLIDGKVKTDKTYPAGFMDVVSIPKTNENFRLLYDTKGRFRLHTIKDEEAKFKLCKVRSVQFGQKGIPYLNTYDGRTIRYPDPLIRANDTIKLDLETYKIVDFIKFDVGNVVMVTGGRNRGRVGVIKSREKHKGTFETIHVQDATGHEFATRLGNVFTIGKGTKPWVSLPKGKGIKLSIIEEARKRLAAASATTA